The sequence AGTATTCAATTCTTCACGGGCAAAGAAACCTTCACGTTCGAGCCTTTCTTTATGTTTAAGTACATCTTCTTTGGTCTCAACCTGTATACCTAAATGATTAATTTGATTTCCAGCCACTTTATTTCTCTGTGTTAACGTCAAATTTAAATTAGGTTTTTGGGTCAGAAATTTGACATAATCATCTTTTATTTTTACCGGTTTCACGCCTAAAAATCGTTTATAAAAGGTTTGACTTTCACTTAAATTTTTTACATTAAGCCCAATGTGCACATTCACCATTATTATTCCTCCTCTATATCAATAAAATTTGATTTAATAAACACAGCAAGCCCCATTTTGATAGTAACGAAGCTCCACTTGATCTTTTACTTG is a genomic window of Shouchella clausii containing:
- a CDS encoding ArsI/CadI family heavy metal resistance metalloenzyme: MVNVHIGLNVKNLSESQTFYKRFLGVKPVKIKDDYVKFLTQKPNLNLTLTQRNKVAGNQINHLGIQVETKEDVLKHKERLEREGFFAREELNTTCCYAVQDKFWVTDPDGNEWEYFHTKQDSE